One Hyphomicrobium sp. CS1GBMeth3 DNA segment encodes these proteins:
- a CDS encoding GNAT family N-acetyltransferase: MTTSYPLRPFLRADTIALRELFAQSIEELTAEEYDEDQRVAWAATATDANAFADRLGAMTTLVVQVEGEYAGFASLKGNNVFEMLYVHPYFAGQGVGTALADAIERLAQGRGAKEITVEASDTAEPFFEARGYEAAQRSMIPRDDLWLPNTTMKKRLGADNDA; this comes from the coding sequence ATGACCACGTCCTACCCGCTCCGCCCCTTCCTGCGCGCCGACACCATAGCGCTGCGGGAGCTGTTCGCGCAGTCGATCGAGGAGCTGACCGCCGAAGAGTACGACGAGGATCAGCGCGTTGCCTGGGCCGCGACCGCCACCGACGCCAACGCCTTCGCCGACCGCCTCGGCGCCATGACGACCCTCGTCGTGCAGGTCGAGGGCGAGTACGCGGGCTTCGCCTCGCTCAAGGGCAACAACGTCTTCGAGATGCTTTACGTGCATCCCTACTTCGCCGGCCAGGGCGTCGGTACGGCGCTCGCGGACGCCATCGAACGCTTGGCCCAGGGCCGGGGCGCCAAGGAGATCACCGTTGAGGCCAGCGATACGGCCGAGCCGTTCTTCGAAGCCCGCGGCTACGAGGCCGCCCAGCGCAGTATGATCCCGCGCGACGACCTCTGGCTCCCGAACACGACCATGAAAAAGCGTCTCGGCGCCGACAACGACGCTTGA
- a CDS encoding endonuclease domain-containing protein, with amino-acid sequence MTNIMSERARQMRREKTQAEKKLWRELRELNRQGFHFRQQAPIGPFIADFADHTAKIVIEVDGGQHAEPKGLKTDQERTRWLEANGYRVLRFWNNDVLTNTLSVMDTVVRDVGLHASDKKEAAR; translated from the coding sequence ATGACCAACATCATGAGCGAGCGCGCCCGGCAGATGCGGCGAGAGAAGACACAAGCGGAAAAGAAATTGTGGCGTGAGCTACGAGAGCTCAATCGCCAAGGCTTTCACTTTCGACAACAAGCTCCCATAGGCCCATTCATCGCCGATTTTGCTGACCACACGGCCAAGATCGTCATCGAAGTTGATGGAGGCCAGCATGCCGAACCGAAGGGCCTGAAAACTGATCAAGAGCGTACACGTTGGTTGGAAGCGAACGGCTATCGCGTGCTGCGGTTCTGGAACAACGATGTTCTAACAAACACGTTATCGGTCATGGACACAGTCGTCCGCGACGTCGGTCTTCACGCGTCGGACAAAAAGGAAGCAGCCCGATGA
- the cysS gene encoding cysteine--tRNA ligase encodes MSLTLYSTLSRRKEPFTPIDPSNVRVYVCGPTVYDYAHIGNARPVIVFDVLFRLLRHLYGSDHVTYVRNITDVDDKINARAASEHPDLPLNEAIRRVTGATERQFHEDIAALGVLPPTVEPRATEHIEEMKRLIEALIARGHAYVAEGHVLFDVSSMADYGRLSNRSLEEMEAGARVEVAPYKKGPMDFVLWKPSKPGEPAWTSPAGIDTPGRPGWHIECSAMAEKHLGTTFDIHGGGIDLVFPHHENEIAQSRCAHDLPVMANVWMHNGFLQVEGEKMSKSLGNFITIHELLATKKFGANQWHGRVIRLAMLGTHYRQPIDWTAERLLQARATLSDFADLLAGVAPAEKPHADVVAALSDDLNTPSALSIIHGLAKSAKRNPEAAAELATTLAFMGLYGGETRDELNVGVEIATVDTEKVDALVAARLAARKAKDFKESDRLRDELAALGVALKDAKDPKTGEITTTWEIAR; translated from the coding sequence GTGTCACTCACGCTCTATAGTACGCTGTCACGGCGCAAGGAGCCGTTCACGCCCATCGATCCGTCGAACGTGCGTGTCTACGTCTGCGGGCCGACGGTCTACGATTACGCCCACATCGGCAATGCGCGCCCTGTTATCGTTTTCGACGTGCTGTTCCGCTTGCTCCGCCATCTCTACGGGTCGGACCACGTCACTTATGTCCGCAACATCACGGACGTCGACGACAAGATCAACGCCCGCGCCGCGTCCGAGCATCCGGATCTGCCGCTGAACGAGGCCATCCGGCGCGTAACCGGCGCCACCGAGCGCCAGTTCCACGAGGACATCGCTGCCCTCGGCGTGCTGCCGCCAACCGTCGAGCCCCGCGCCACCGAGCACATCGAGGAGATGAAGCGGCTGATAGAAGCCCTTATCGCTCGCGGCCACGCCTACGTCGCCGAAGGTCACGTGCTGTTCGACGTCTCGTCCATGGCCGACTACGGACGCCTCTCCAACCGCTCGCTCGAAGAGATGGAAGCCGGCGCCCGCGTCGAGGTCGCCCCCTACAAGAAGGGCCCGATGGACTTCGTGCTCTGGAAGCCGTCCAAACCCGGCGAGCCTGCTTGGACCTCACCGGCCGGCATCGACACGCCCGGCCGTCCGGGCTGGCACATCGAATGCTCGGCCATGGCCGAGAAGCACCTCGGCACCACCTTCGACATCCACGGTGGTGGCATCGACCTCGTCTTCCCGCACCACGAGAACGAGATCGCACAATCCCGCTGCGCCCACGACCTGCCGGTCATGGCCAATGTCTGGATGCACAACGGCTTCCTGCAAGTCGAAGGCGAGAAGATGTCGAAGTCCCTCGGCAACTTCATCACCATCCACGAGCTGCTCGCGACGAAGAAGTTCGGCGCCAACCAGTGGCACGGCCGCGTGATCCGCTTGGCCATGCTCGGCACGCATTATCGCCAGCCCATCGACTGGACGGCGGAGCGGCTGCTGCAGGCCCGCGCCACGCTATCGGATTTCGCCGACCTGCTGGCCGGCGTCGCGCCCGCGGAGAAACCACACGCCGATGTCGTGGCCGCGCTCTCCGACGACCTCAACACCCCAAGCGCGCTCTCGATCATCCACGGCCTCGCCAAGTCCGCGAAGCGCAACCCGGAAGCCGCTGCCGAGCTTGCCACCACGCTGGCCTTCATGGGCCTCTATGGCGGTGAGACACGCGATGAGCTGAACGTCGGCGTCGAGATTGCAACCGTCGATACCGAGAAGGTCGACGCGCTCGTCGCCGCCCGCCTCGCCGCCCGCAAAGCCAAAGACTTCAAGGAAAGCGATCGTCTGCGCGACGAACTCGCAGCCTTGGGCGTCGCGCTGAAGGACGCCAAGGACCCGAAAACCGGCGAGATCACCACCACCTGGGAGATCGCCCGATGA
- a CDS encoding DUF2865 domain-containing protein produces MAGTGRHGLKRRILDLAPKLDARRALSVAFALLLAGSAAVPAVAQSSWWPFGGNDEPARPRAPVPSESVYGDPYADPNTQPPPGARRPNSICLELEQRLVQDGQRGGESRNLIPMVENELRQAEQAHRSQRQQLDRSDCYEYFLFSKTLRRTRRCVDLANQADSTRRRIDDLEVQLSQLQGSSGRSYRDEIIRELARNDCGASYQQQARRQSGGGLSGFWDDGESSGYSGGGSSFGALPYATYRTVCVRLCDGYYFPVSFSTLPNHFQRDEEVCASKCAAPAALYYHQNPGAGMEQAVAARDNTPYKQLKTAFKYRKEYINGCSCKMAEYQPASGAVVNQGVGQGGGWTAQTPTGSTHEQRVQPPPAEPPQQYDNGGGSEELPWATSP; encoded by the coding sequence ATGGCAGGAACGGGCAGACACGGCCTTAAGCGCCGAATTCTTGATCTGGCGCCGAAGCTCGATGCGCGGCGGGCGCTTTCTGTCGCGTTCGCGCTCCTGCTTGCTGGCAGTGCCGCCGTGCCTGCCGTGGCGCAGAGCAGCTGGTGGCCGTTTGGCGGCAATGATGAACCGGCCCGGCCGCGCGCGCCGGTTCCGAGCGAATCTGTCTATGGCGATCCCTACGCCGATCCGAACACGCAGCCGCCCCCTGGCGCGCGTCGGCCCAATTCCATCTGTCTCGAGCTCGAGCAGCGGCTCGTGCAGGACGGGCAGCGTGGGGGTGAATCGCGCAATCTGATTCCAATGGTCGAGAACGAGCTGAGGCAGGCCGAGCAGGCCCATCGCTCTCAGCGCCAGCAGCTCGATCGCAGCGATTGCTACGAGTATTTCCTGTTCTCGAAGACGCTGCGGCGGACACGGCGTTGCGTCGACCTCGCCAACCAGGCCGACAGCACGCGCCGGCGTATCGACGATCTCGAGGTTCAGCTTTCGCAGCTACAGGGCTCCTCGGGCCGGTCGTATCGCGACGAGATCATCCGGGAACTCGCCCGCAATGACTGCGGTGCCAGCTACCAGCAGCAGGCGCGGCGCCAGAGCGGCGGCGGTTTGTCGGGCTTCTGGGACGACGGCGAAAGCAGCGGCTACAGCGGGGGGGGGTCGAGCTTCGGTGCGCTGCCCTATGCAACCTATCGCACCGTCTGTGTTCGTCTCTGCGACGGCTACTACTTCCCGGTCAGCTTCTCGACGCTGCCCAATCACTTCCAGCGCGACGAGGAGGTTTGCGCCTCGAAATGCGCGGCGCCGGCCGCACTCTATTACCATCAGAATCCCGGTGCGGGCATGGAGCAGGCTGTCGCCGCCCGCGACAACACTCCCTACAAGCAGCTCAAGACGGCCTTCAAATATCGCAAGGAGTACATCAACGGGTGCTCCTGCAAGATGGCCGAGTATCAGCCCGCGTCCGGTGCCGTGGTGAACCAGGGAGTTGGTCAGGGCGGGGGCTGGACGGCGCAGACGCCGACCGGCTCGACGCACGAGCAGCGGGTCCAGCCGCCTCCGGCCGAGCCGCCGCAGCAGTACGACAACGGCGGCGGGAGCGAGGAGCTACCGTGGGCGACGTCGCCCTAA